The genome window TCTATTCCAGTAAATTACAATGCCTGGCGTTTCTCTCGCTTGAAAGTATAAAAAATGAGAAAGATCCTCCCAAGTCTTCAACTTTTTGTTAGCTGGGATTCGCAATTGATAAGTCTTTGTCTTATCCCAAGGTTCCGTGCATTTGCCTTGATTATCAAAAAGGTCACAAACCTGAAAATGATCCATCGCCAACTCACGATTGCAATTACTCATAGTTAGCTGAAAAACCAAGAGAAACAAAATGGTTGGGAGAATTTTGTTAAAATAATTAAATATTTTTTTGCTCATAGCATTAAATCGATGGATGCTTCTTTAGAAAATATTCATAAGATTCTCTAAGATTTGTAAAAAAATAAATAGATTCTCTCGTGTGAAAGAACTGAGGTGCAGTATCAGAAACTACCAATTGGGATTTCTGATATTTATAAATAATCTCAGCAAAAATTCCATGAAAAAGATAGATCCTATGTAGATCATCAATAGTACTTCCAATTACAACATTCTGGCTAGAAAGATAACCTGGAACTAGTCTTAAAGACGGATCTTTTTTTCGAAGTTTCTTGGAAATATTGATACATTCTTTATAGTGAGAAGGTAATTCTTCACGATTGATTCTGCGTTCGAAAGAGAGGATTCTAGTCGATGAGCCTGTCTGGTAAAGATTTTTTTCCCATTCTGGTAACATCCATTTGGGCATCGGAACTGATTCATAGAGTGATTTAGAAAACTGTGATTCAGCAAATTCTTTTATTCTAAAATACGTTTCATCTAAGTCATAGGACACAACCAGAAAGAAAAAAGATCCAGGAGGTTTTAGAATTTTTTCTTCGGGGGGAAACTGATTTGCCATTTAATCTACCATATAACTTAAAATCTTTGTAAAACAAAAAGTCGATTACTCAGTACCAGTTATAGTCATTCCTTCAATGAGAATCGATGGAGCCCAAGTGGATTTTCCAAGTAATTCTCTCTCCAAAGATACTGCGGCAATTTTCTTTTCTAGAATCTCATACATATTTCCAGCCACTTGAACTTCTTTAACAGGAATTTTTTCTCCATTTTCTAATAAGAATCCACCTTTGACAACTCCAGAAAAATCTCCTGAGGCTGCACTAGAAGTTCCAGAAAACCGATTCACCCAGATCGTTTTATCTTTTGCGTTGAGCATGGACTTTAGTGAGTCAGGTCCTGGTTCCACTTGGAGGGAAGGGGGTCCACATCCTGGAGTTCCTCCGGATCCTCCCGTCGCACAACCGTTTGATGATTCCAGGCCAGCTTTTTTGGCTTCATAGTGGTTATAGAAAAAAGTTCTAAGCACACCATTCGTAACAATGTCGATGTCTCTTGTGTTTTGTCCATCTCGATCAAAAGAAGTTGCTGATTCTAAACTAAGGTCTGTTGGTCTCGAAACAATCGATAGTTTTGGCGACATCACCAGTTGATTCATTCGATCTATCATCTTACTTTTTTTCTTACGAACGGCAGTTGCTGATAGACTCGAAAGAAACCCACCAATGAGAAATGAAAAAATAGAATCGGGTGGAAGGTATACATTTCCTTTGAATCCAGAAATGGTTCGTGCTCCAAGTCCGCTCATACATGAATGCAAAAACTTAAAATACTTCTCGTCGAAGTTCTTAAGAAAGTCATCGGGTGTTCTTCCAAATGCTGATTCAGAATCAAAGCTACTTATATCATCTCCGTCTATTGCCATTCCCATAAAAGAAGCAGAGAGACTAGACGAGGCTTCGGATCGAAGAACTCCTTTCGATGAAGCCATTGCTTTGAGCGAATAAGAAAAGGAAGCATCGGCTGAATCCAAACTGACTTTTGGGAACTGTGCTTCTCGAATTGAGAGAATTTTTTTTGCAATCTCTAATACAGAATCAGGATCGTAGCCTGAAAGACTTGGATCCAGATGATTGATTGGCGGTGAAATTTCCGCTGGTGCTTGTGCAAGTTCTAGATCTGGATCAGGAGTTCCTTGTGCCAATGCCAATGCTTTCGCTTCTCGAATCGATCCGATGAGATCTTTGGCGTCGTTGGTTGTGACAAAACCTTCGCTACCATTTTCAATAACACGAACTCCATAAACTGTTTCTTCATAGGTCTCATAAGTTTGGATATCGTTTTTCTCTATAGTAACCGATGCACCATTCGCATAACCTGTGAAAATCTCGGATTGGGCAATGCCTTCTTTTTTTGCTTGGTCAATGGCAGAGGAGATTCTTTCTAGAATCTGTTGCTTTTTGGATTCGAGTTCTTCGATGGTCAAGTTTTCACGCCCCCGAGCAATGCCTTAGTTCTCACATATGGACCACCGGCATCAACCTTAGCTGGTTGCCCTTTGCCACAATAGCCCGAGCCAAGATCCCATTTGAATTCTTTGGATACCATATCAACATCGTTGAGGACTTCAAAAGCAAGGCCAGATACTGTCACACCTTTTAATAATTTAGTTATTTTTCCGTTTTCGATTCGGTATGCTTTCTGGGCAGCAAACATAAATTCGCCCGTTGAATCCGCTTGCCCATTCTTTGCCCCCTCTAGATAGTATCCGTCTTTTGTATTGGCTATCATTTCATCCAAGCTGGATTCCCCTGGGTGCAAATATGTATTGCGCATACGAATCAACGGTTGATCGGAATATTCCCATGCCCTTGCAGAACCAGTAGGGGCAACTCCGAATAAGGATGCAGTCTCCCGATTGTGCAAATAGGATTTTAGAATACCATTTTCAATGATGGTTGTGTTTTGGGTCAAAATTCCTTCATCATCTACAGGCAATGTTCCTCCTGCGCCATCGTAAAATTCTGAATGACCACTGTCTGATAATGTAACCAAGTCGGAGGCAACTCGTTGCCCAATTTTACCTTTAGCAACAGAACCGGATAATACAAAGTCTGCTTCTACAGTATGGCCTATTGCCTCATGAACTAGGAGACCAACGATAGAAGGCGAAAGAATCACCGTAGCATTGCCTCCTTCGCTAAATCCTGAGCTTAGTAAATCAATTGCTGTCTTGCATGCGGCTTCTGTGAAAAGTTCCGGCTTACGATCTCGGAATAGGCAGTCCCAACCACCGGTAACTCCAGTTGATTCAGCACCCACTTGCATTTCTCCGTCTTTGGAAGCTACTGCACTCACACGAAATTCAGGACGAACCAAGGAAAAAGAAACATCCACTCCATCTGTTGTTACGATAGATTTCTCTTCGAAAATTTCGGAATAACCAACACCGATGGATTGTAGAAGCGAAGATTTACCTTCTGCATTTTTCTGAGTTTCAAAAACCAAGGCGACCTTTTCTTCGATACTCATATTCGCAAGTTCTGCAATTCCTTTGCCTGGGAAATCACCCACAGCAAAATTACCTGATGCTAAACCTTGGATTTTATCTTTTCGAAATGTTGATGATTGTTTTGCACTTTTCTGAGCATTGGTGATTGCCTTTTGAATGCTTGATTTATCTGGATCACTTGTAAAAGCAAATCCCCAAGTTCCGTTCATTAAAACTCGAACGCCCACTCCAGATCTTTTTTTTATGGAAGTGCTTTCCACACGACCTTTTTCTGCATAGAAACCTTTGGTCTCCTTTTTATGCCATCTGAGTTCTACAAATCCGTCTTGGTCTTTTATACAATCGCGTAATAAATCTTTCATGCTAACCTCTCATTTATTTGAGTATCGAAGAAATCGAGTAGTATCCCACTGAGCCAACGACCTTCCGGAACTTGCGAAGACTCTTCTGCCAAGAATCCCACATGCCCACCTTTTTTTGTAAAAACTGTTTGAATATTTTGAATGCGATGCCAAGCAACTTCGTGCCATACTTTGGATGGAACAACTGGATCATCTTCAGCATGGATCACAATTCCTTTGTGTCGAATTTTTGGAATAAAATTGATGCTGGAACATTTAGCATAGTAGTCTAACACACCTTTGTATCCACAAAGAGGGGCAGTCACAAAATCATCGAAATCAAAAAATGTTTTGCACTTAGATGCACGTTCTGCAAACTCACGTTCAAGTCCAAAAATTCCCGATCTCACTTTCTCATGCAGAGTATCCAAAAAATATTTTCGGTAAAATTTACCTGATGGAGAATCTATAAATTCACATGTTTTTTTTAGATCAAGAGGTGGAGAGACAGCAGAGAAATACCGGGCAATATGATCTCGAGTTTCTCCGAAATATTTAAGTATCAGATTCGCAGAAAGTGAAAAGCCAGACACTACGAGATTTTGTGAAAAATTATTTTTCATAAATCGAAGAACAGATTCAACATCGGAAGTATGTCCTGCACTATAGGGTTTTTTGGAAAATCCAAAACCTTTTCCACAATTTCTCATGTTCATTCGAACCACGCCGTAGCCTCGCTCAAGTGCGTTTTTGGCAGTAGATATCATATAATGGCTCTCAGAGCTTCCTTCCATTCCATGAATCAATAGAATATAATATCCGTTAAATGGCTTATTGAACTTACCAGTCCATTCTAAAGGAGGATTGTGTTCTAGAACAAGGACATCTCCATCGCCTAACGGTAGGTAGATGTCCTCGCAAAGGTATTTGCTTCTAAGATTGTTCTGGGGGGGAAAGAAGGCATTGTAAATAGTCTGAACATGCCTTCCTCCCAAAAACTTGCGCGGTCGAAACGAATCCATAAACCTTGCCAAGTTTATTTATATCAGACGACGTCGATCTTATCAGCTTTTAGATCAACAATCCCATAAGCAATTGCTTGATCCGCATCCATATAATAATCACGATCCGTGTCTTCTACCATTTGCTCGTAAGTCTTACCGCAAGCATCAGCCAGGATATGATTGAGTTTTTCTTTGGTTTTAAGAATATCTTCCGCATGGATTTGTATATCTGTAGCGGGAGCAACAATTTGACCGCCTATAGAAGGTTGGTGAATCATAACTTTTCCACTTGGCCAGATATATCTCTGTCCTTTCTCGCCAGCGGCAAGTAACAATGATCCCATTGAAGCAGCCATTCCCATACATACGGTTATAACGGGAGACGAAATCATATGCATCGTGTCATAGATACACATACCCGAAGTAATCACACCACCTGGACTATTGATATAAAATGTAATTGGCTTTCCTGGATTCTCCATCTCAAGATAGAGTAATTTGTTTACTATATCTTTTGCGGAGTCATCCATTACAGCTCCCCATAAAAAAATCTTTCTTTTCTCGAGAAACTTCTTTTGGATGTTCTTGTCAGACATCATACTGCTGATAACTTCTTTTATACTATTATCATCTTCATCGTGCATAAATTATTCGATCCTTTAGAACTATATTCTAGGGCTTTAATTTGAGGAAAACTCCAATACATAAAAAAAAGGAAAAACTAATATGGAAAACCCTCAAAACATCCAACGGAGGAATCTTCTCCTCTTTGGTGCGAGACTCCCATAGTCTAAGCCAAAATTCTCTTGTATCCGTTTCCTCTGAATCATTAGACAACTCTAAGTCCCGAAATTTGAGAACCTGAGAGCTCTTCTCGGAAAAATTGCCATCTGTTTCTCGATTGAGGAAATTGCTGTCTCGTATGTTGGATTTTTTTTTCTCAATCAAATGACTCTGTTCAAATTCCAGTCTTTCTACTTCGAAATTCAATTGGGCGAGTTTTTTTTCTAGCTCCAATCTTTCCATATAACCTTTGGAACCAAGAAGTGCCTGGTAACTCGAATACGAGATTAGAATCAGAAATAAACTAGCCCAAATATGAAAGTACTTTCGCATTTAATTGAGGTTGTAAAAAGCCTCTCTGCCTCTATAAATCGCCTCTTTACCCAAGATTTCCTCAATTCGTAGAAGCTCATTGTATTTTGCAATACGATCTGTCCGCGAAAGGGAGCCTGTTTTGATCTGGCCACAATTCATAGCAACTGCGATATGCGAAATTGCTGTGTCTTCTGTTTCGCCGGATCTATGACTTACTACGGATGTGTATTTTGCTTTTTTCGCCATATCGATTGCAGCAAGTGTCTCAGTCAAAGTTCCAATTTGGTTTACTTTAATTAGAATGGAATTTGCTATTCCTTTCTTGATTGCTTCTGAGAGTTTCTTAATATTCGTTACAAGTAAATCATCCCCAACAGTTTGGATTTTGGAGTTTAGCTTTTGGCTTAACAATTTCCATCCGTCCCAGTCGTTCTCATCCAATCCATCCTCAATTGTGATTATGGGATATTTGGATATCAGTTTATCATAATAATCTACCATTTCCGCTGATGTGAATTCTGCATTTCCTTCAGCTGCAAGGACATATTTTTTCTTAGATTTATCATAGAATTCAGAAGCTGCCGCATCTAAACCGATCATGATGTCTTTGCCTGGTTTATACCCCGCCTTTTCAACTGCTTCTAGAATTGCATCAATAGCTTCTGGATTAGAATTTAAGTTTGGAGCAAAACCACCTTCGTCTCCCACTGCAGTATTCAATTTTTTATTTTTCAAAACGGTTTTGAGAGCATGAAAAGTTTCAGCACCCATTCTGAGAGCTTCCCGAAAAGTCGGTGCGCCAACCGGAACTATCATAAATTCCTGGAAGTCTATTGTGTTATCTGCATGAGCTCCACCATTGATGATGTTCATCATTGGAACTGGAAGTTCTTTACCAAAAGTTCCACCAATATAGCGGAATAGGGGAAGCCCTGCATGAATTGCACTCGCCTTAGCACAAGCAAGTGAGACTCCAAGAATGGCATTTGCTCCTAGATTTTTTTTATTCTCAGAACCATCTTCGTCAATCATAGCTTGGTCGATCGCCGCTTGATCGCGAGGATCCCGTCCTTCTAAAAGTTTGGAGATCTTTTTATTGACATTTTCTACAGCTTTGAGAACTCCTTTTCCTAAGTAGCGATTTTTATCACCATCTCTTAGCTCAACTGCTTCATGTTCTCCTGTGGAAGCACCGCTCGGAACACAGGCTCTACCTAGAGTTCCATTGCTCAATATAACATCCACTTCAACTGTAGGATTTCCACGTGAGTCAAGAATTTCTCGACCCAAAATTTCTTTTATTTTTATCACGATTCCATTTCTCCTGTTCCGGCTAATGACATGCTCCGTACTAAATGTATACGTTCCAGGTTTTTTTTTAACTTGTAAATTGTTTTTCCTGTTTCCTTCCGCCCGATTTCCTAGAGCCTGTTCTAAGAGGAGTTTTCTTTGGAAGACAGACAGGCATTCATTCGTAATTTTTCCATCATTGCACATGTCGACCACGGTAAGTCAACCTTGGCAGATCGACTTTTGGAAATTGGACTTGTAACAAACAATCGAACTAAAAAAGACCAAATTCTCGATTCGATGGACATTGAAAGAGAACGTGGAATCACAATAAAAGCAAACAATGCTTCTTTTGATTATACAGCAAAAGACGGACATACATATCACCTGAATCTAATTGATACCCCAGGACACGTTGACTTCAACTATGAAGTATCGCGCTCACTTCTTGCTTGCGAGGGCGTATTGCTCATAGTTGATGCAAGCCAAGGAGTTGAGGCGCAAACTCTAGCAAATCTCTATCTTGCCATGGAGTTAGATCTTAAAATCATTCCAGTGATGAATAAAATTGATCTTCCTTCAGCAGATATTGAGAAAACGAAAGAACTCATTGAAGATGCACTAGGTCTTGATCCAGAAGAGGCGATAGCTATTTCCGCAAAAACTGGTCTGAATGTACAAGATGTTTTGGAAGCGATTACCAAATTGATTCCAGCACCTAAAGGCTCAAAAGAAAAACCGCTGAAAGCGTTAGTTTATGATTCCTTCTTTGATAATTATATGGGTGTGGTCGCCAAACTAAGAGTATTTGATGGAAAACTCAAAAAAGGTGACAATATTCTCCTGATGAATGCAGATAAAGACTTCACTGTTACAGAAGTTGGAATCAATCGATTGGGACTTCTTCCTACAACTCACTTGGAAGCAGGAGATGTAGGTTATGTTGTTGCAGGTATCAAGAAAGTTGCAGATGCAAAAACGGGAGATACGGTTACTCTCAAGAATAACCAAGCTGATAGGCCTGTGCAAGGATTCAAAGATGCAAAGCCAATGGTTTTTGCTGGACTCTTTCCTATAAATGGAGAAGATTTTGATACCTTAGTTGATGCTATAGAGAAACTCAAATTGAATGACTCGGCAATTATATTCGAAAGAGAAAATTCTCTTGCTCTCGGATTTGGATTTCGCGTGGGATATCTTGGACTTTTGCATATGGAAATTGTGCAAGAAAGACTCGAAAGAGAATTCAATCTCGATCTTATCACTACAGCACCTTCGGTAAAGTATCGAATCACGGATGTGCGAGATAGCGTTCTAGAAATTGACAATCCTTCCAAATTTCCTGATACTCAATTTATAGCCAAAAGTGAAGAACCTTTTGTTAAGGCAACAATCATCACACCAGAAGAATATGTCGGAAATATCATGTCTCTTGTTATGGATAAACGCGGTGTTCATATGGACACGATGTATCTATCCAAAGAAAAAATTCAGCTTACTTACGAATTACCTTTGGCAGAGTTGATTTTTGAATTTTATGATAAACTAAAGTCCAATACAAAAGGATATGCCTCTCTTGATTATGAAGAGATAGGATATCGAGAATCCAAATTGGTCAAAATGGAAATCCTTGTAAATGGGGAACCGGTTGATGCGCTATCGACAATTGTTCATAAATCGAAAGCTGAAGAACGTGGACGATCCATTATTGAAAAACTCAAAGATATCATTCCAAGACATCAATTTATGATTCCGATCCAAGCTGCAGTTGGCGCAAAGGTTCTTGCTCGCGAAAGTATATCAGCACTTAGAAAAAACGTAACCGCTAAATGTTATGGCGGAGATATTTCTCGTAAGAAAAAACTTTTAGAAAAGCAAAAAGAAGGAAAGAAGAGAATGAAACAAATTGGTTCTGTTGAAATTCCACAAGAAGCTTTCCTTGCAGTCCTAAAAACCAGTGATTGATGTGGGAAATAAATAATTTCGGAGATAGTCCAATTTCTGATTGGGCAATGGTGGGAGCTCACCAAATTGTTCTTAATCGCGATGATCAATCCCCATTTGGATTTGGAACGAAAATCCGTAAATGGAAAGGAATTGAGAATCGTCTCAGAAATCAAACCGATCCAAGCAGAAATGTTTTGCTCTGTGGTTCGCTTCATGGAAATTATTTAGCCTCCTTTTCTTATCTTTTTCGAAAAGCATCCTACAATGTAACAAGTATTGGACTGAGTTACAATCCGAACTTTCAGTCGGCGAATTCTATCATTACCAAACATTCGTCGAATAATATCGTAATTGCAAATCGTAGCAATCTAAAGGAAACCACTCAAAATATTCTTAAAGCAAATCCCACGCTTATAGAAATTCCTCAATATGGTTTCTGCGATTCAGCGATGCTTGGACTCAATTCTCTTTGGATAGAAATCGAAAATCATTTCCGAGATAAAATCAGTAACATGAGTAGAAATAAAGAATTTCCAAACCAAATACAATTAGAAGAAAACAAATTCTCGTTTATTGTCTATTTAGATATTGGATCTGGACTGAGTTTTCTCTCAGCTCTAAATTACTTCCATAAGAAACCTATCATTTTGGTTAAAGGAATGGAAATTGCAGTTCAAGTGATTGGCATATGTTTGGGCGAGAGTAAAAAATCTTGGCTCGAAAAATATGAGTATCATCTAAAAATGTTAAATCTATCAGATTCCGATTTACCTAATCAATCCTTAATGGAAAAAAATATCTGGGAGGCAGATGATCTTCCTGGATTTGGAAAATCGAATGCGAAAATCAATCAGTGGATAACTACTAAATACAAAGAGACCGATATTTTACTTGATCCAATCTATTCTGCCAAATCCTTAATTGCAATTGAGAATGTTCTTCAATCATCCAAGATAAATTGGCAAAGTAGTTATGGGATATATGTTCATCAAGGCGGATTTTTAAATTTTTTGGATTTGGCTTTAAAATGATTTCGAAATTCAATTATTAGATTAAAATGAAAACGCAGCCCGATAATTCATTTTCACTTTCGTCTTCTGTGATCATTCCCAGTTTCAATCGGGCACATAGATTGGAGCGATGTCTACAATCAGTATTGAAGCAAACTGTCCTACCAACCGAAATCATCATAGTAAACGATGGATCAACAGACGACTCAAGAAAATTTCTTGATAAATTAGAAATTGACATCCAAACAAATTCTCGATTTAGAAGTCTGAGCATCAAAATTTTTCATACATCCAATAATGGAGTCTCAGCTGCAAGAAATCTGGGAATAGCTAAGAGTTCTTGTGAATGGATATTTTTTCTCGATTCTGATGATGAATGGTTAGATGAGAAAATCGCAATTCAATTGAATTTTCACAAAACCTATCCTAATTTCAAAATTTCCCAAACCCAAGAAAAGTGGATTCGTCGAGAAGTTTTTGTAAATCCAAGATTCAAACATAAGAAAGTGTCTGGTTGGATATTTGCACATTCTTTAGAACTTTGTAGCATAACACCTTCATCCGCTTGTATCCATAGAAATGTTTTTGAAGAGGTCGGTGGTTTTGATTCAAATTTACTTTCGTGTGAAGACTACGATCTCTGGCTCGCTATAGCTAGTATGTATGAAGTTGCTCTAATCGACCAAGAACTATTGATTCGCTATGGCGGAGAGCTGGATCAACTCTCAGCAAAATACAAGGCGATGGATCGATTTCGAATCTACGCATTATTGAAAAGATTACCTGATTTTACTTCGGATCAGCAACTAATGGCTTTAGAAATCTTAAAGACAAAATTGGGAATTCTCATAGAAGGGCGCAAAAAAAGAAATAAAGATTCGAATATTCTAATGGAAATTCTTTCGAATTTAAATAATAAAATCCAAGAAGATAAAAATCTAAAAGGAAGCCATATTCCCATTCATTGGAAAAAATTTCTGCTAAATGATGAAAACTGGGAATAATTAAGTATAGAATTAAGTTTTTCCCTAAGACAAAATCTACAAAAAAGGCTTCTTAGTTACGGATAACCAAGAAGCCTTAAATTCGCAGATACAATCAATATCTACAAAAATGTTAATTCTAAACTTTTTTCTAAGAGAGCAGATACTCTCGATTCAGCCTTGTGATGTTTTGAACGCTAATTTCCTTAGGACAAACAGCTTGGCACTCGTATTGATTCGTACAATTTCCAAATCCTTCCTCGTCCATAGCCGCAATCATCTTCTTAACTCGAGATTCACGTTCCACTTGACCTTGCGGTAAATAAGCTAGATGAGAAACTTTTGCCGAAACAAATAGCATCGCAGAAGCATTCTTACAAGAAGCAACACAAGCACCACATCCAATACATGTTGCTGCGTCCATCGCTTTGTCTGCATCTTCTTTTGGAATAGGAAGGGCATTCGCATCAGGAGATCCACCCGTGTTTACTCCAACAAATCCACCACTTTGAATGATTCGATCAAAGGCAGAACGATCCACCACTAGATCTTTTATAACAGGGAAGGCTTTTGCTTTCCATGGTTCAATAAAAATCGTGTCTCCGTCTTTGAAAGTTCGCATATGCAATTGGCAAGTAGTTGTGCCTTTGTATCCGCCATGCGCTAGTCCATTGATCATCAGGTTGCAAGATCCGCAAATTCCTTCGCGACAATCATGATCGAAGGCAATAGGATCTTCCCCTTTTTTGCTGAGATCTTCGTTTACAACATCCAACATTTCCAAAAAGGACATATGCTCACTTACGTTTTCTGCTTTGTATTCTTTGATCTCACCTTTGGCATCTTTGGATTTTTGACGCCAAACTTTCAATGTAAGTTTCATTGTATTAGCCATTACTTATAGCTCCTTACTGCTAGTTGAATGTTCTCATATTCCAGTTTTTCTTTATGTTCCACTGGAGCTTTGTCAACGCCTTGGAATTCCCAAGCCGATACATGACAAAATTTATCATCATTTCTCAAAGCTTCACCATCAGGCGTCTGGTATTCAGTTCTAAAATGTCCACCGCATGATTCTTCGCGGTTGAGAGCATCTCGACACATCAATTCACCAAACTCTAGGAAGTCGGCAACTCTACCTGCTTTTTCTAGTGATTGATTGAGTTCAGCTCCTGTTCCAGGAACTTTCACATTCTTCCAGAACTCTTCGCGAAGTTGCGGAATTTTGACCAGGGCTTCTTCGAGACCAGCTTTATCACGAGCCATTCCACATTTATCCCACATGATCTTTCCAAGTTCACGATGGAATTCATCTACTGTTTTGTTACCATTGATGCTTAGGAATTTGTGAATTCTTTCTTCAACTTCCTTTTCCACTTGTTTGAATTCAGGTGCATCATTCGGAATATTCTTGAATCCTTCTTTGGCAAAATAGTCACCGATCGTGTAAGGAATCACAAAGTATCCGTCCGCAAGTCCTTGCATAAGAGCCGAAGCACCCAAACGATTTGCACCATGATCAGAGAAATTTGCCTCACCCAAAACAAAAAGCCCTGGAATGTTAGACATTAGGTTGTAATCAACCCACAAACCGCCCATCGTATAATGGACTGCAGGATAGATTCTCATTGGAACTTTATATGGATTCTCTCCTGTGATTCTTTCATACATTTGGAAAAGGTTGTCGTAGCGATCTGCAATTACGTCTTCACCCAAACGATTGATAGCTTCACTGAAATCTAAATATACTCCCAGTCTTTTGCCACCAACTTCTGGTCCTACTCCGAGGCCTGCATCGCAAACTTCTTTGGCTGACCGAGAGGAAATATCACGTGGGGCAAGGTTTCCAAA of Leptospira sp. GIMC2001 contains these proteins:
- a CDS encoding glycosyltransferase family 2 protein yields the protein MKTQPDNSFSLSSSVIIPSFNRAHRLERCLQSVLKQTVLPTEIIIVNDGSTDDSRKFLDKLEIDIQTNSRFRSLSIKIFHTSNNGVSAARNLGIAKSSCEWIFFLDSDDEWLDEKIAIQLNFHKTYPNFKISQTQEKWIRREVFVNPRFKHKKVSGWIFAHSLELCSITPSSACIHRNVFEEVGGFDSNLLSCEDYDLWLAIASMYEVALIDQELLIRYGGELDQLSAKYKAMDRFRIYALLKRLPDFTSDQQLMALEILKTKLGILIEGRKKRNKDSNILMEILSNLNNKIQEDKNLKGSHIPIHWKKFLLNDENWE
- a CDS encoding succinate dehydrogenase/fumarate reductase iron-sulfur subunit; the protein is MKLTLKVWRQKSKDAKGEIKEYKAENVSEHMSFLEMLDVVNEDLSKKGEDPIAFDHDCREGICGSCNLMINGLAHGGYKGTTTCQLHMRTFKDGDTIFIEPWKAKAFPVIKDLVVDRSAFDRIIQSGGFVGVNTGGSPDANALPIPKEDADKAMDAATCIGCGACVASCKNASAMLFVSAKVSHLAYLPQGQVERESRVKKMIAAMDEEGFGNCTNQYECQAVCPKEISVQNITRLNREYLLS